The Acanthopagrus latus isolate v.2019 chromosome 6, fAcaLat1.1, whole genome shotgun sequence genome includes a region encoding these proteins:
- the LOC119021531 gene encoding T-complex protein 11-like protein 1 has translation MQNQRDEAADDSPADLPCLEKLDSPTGSPPTASLSSLMELENCVSNLSLAHEIVVNRDFCFKPQSPPTDSLEGRVTDIVHRAFWDCLQEELSSRPPNYDHAVVLLQEVKTMLQSLLLPAHVRLRSQMDEVLDMELIQQEVNHGALDLHRLAGYVINTMASLCAPVRDPEVRALRELKDPVELLRGIFRVLGLMKTDMVNFTIQSLRPHLLQQAVQYERAKFQQILDKQPASLDNTAAWLQAAASEEASAVRARSDSSGPDSPVHLSATAVLNRAYMCLLHWDPRDQKYPETALMDRARLDALGQQLQMLILEASVLLLTNAQCGGAVFSLRGFVGKLRQSVAALLEGSHTREADLKGALLGLGETVLQQVTDALSGQGGGAEALPRESLDLLKGQISELWKHNNPVRTLIGERVQVFLQAMLQGGPGKRSPEPPAPLRLVSAELAELGTAFGRIVHFNRTVFGPFYAPILRKLLFPPGDAETAEDSR, from the exons ATGCAGAATCAAAGAGACGAGGCCGCGGACGATTCCCCCGCAGACCTCCCCTGTCTGGAAAAACTTGACTCTCCTACGG GGAGCCCACCCACCGCCTCATTATCCAGTCTGATGGAGCTGGAAAATTGTGTCTCCAACCTGAGCCTCGCACACGAGATAGTGGTGAACAGAGACTTCTGCTTCAAACCCCAGAGCCCTCCTACAGacag CCTGGAGGGCAGAGTGACGGACATTGTTCACCGGGCGTTTTGGGACTGTCTTCAAGAGGAGCTGAGCAGCCGTCCGCCAAACTACGATCACGCTGTCGTTCTGCTCCAGGAAGTCAAGACA ATGCTTCAGTCCCTGCTGCTGCCGGCTCACGTCAGACTGAGGTCTCAGATGGACGAGGTACTGGACATGGAGCTGATCCAGCAGGAAGTCAATCACGGAGCTCTGGATCTCCACAGACTGGCAGGATACGTCATCAACACCATGGCTTCTTTATGTGCACCGGTCCGCGACCCCGAGGTCAGAGCACTGAGGGAGCTCAAGGATCCCGTGGAGCTCCTGAG GGGGATCTTCCGAGTCTTGGGCCTGATGAAGACGGACATGGTCAACTTCACCATCCAGAGCCTGAGGCCTCACCTCCTGCAGCAGGCTGTGCAGTACGAGCGAGCCAAATTCCAGCAGATCCTGGACAAGCAGCCAG CTTCTCTGGACAACACGGCGGCTTGGCTTCAGGCAGCAGCGTCAGAAGAGGCGTCGGCCGTCAGAGCTCGGTCTGACTCTTCCGGTCCTGACAGCCCGGTTCATCTCAGCGCCACCGCCGTCCTCAACCGGGCCTACATGTGTCTGCTACACTGGGACCCGCGGGACCAGAAATATCCCGAG ACCGCGCTGATGGACCGAGCCCGCCTGGACGCTCTGGGCCAGCAGCTCCAGATGCTGATCCTGGAGgcatctgtgctgctgctgaccaaCGCTCAGTGTGGGGGCGCCGTTTTCTCTTTGCGGGGGTTTGTAGGTAAACTCAGGCAGTCCGTCGCTGCCCTGCTGGAGGGCAGTCACACCAG GGAAGCTGACCTGAAGGGTGCGCTGCTGGGGCTTGGGGAGAcggtgctgcagcaggtgacagATGCGTTGAGCGgccagggaggaggagcagaagcgTTGCCTCGGGAGAGCCTGGATCTGCTGAAGGGACAAATATCTGAGCTGTGGAAGCACAACAACCCTGTCCGCACACTCATAG GAGAAAGGGTACAGGTCTTCCTCCAGGCCATGCTGCAGGGCGGCCCAGGTAAAAGGAGTCCAGAGCCGCCCGCTCCCCTCAGGCTGGTGAGTGCTGAGCTGGCCGAGCTGGGAACCGCCTTTGGGCGAATCGTCCACTTCAACCGAACCGTCTTTGGTCCCTTCTATGCTCCAATTCTCAGGAAACTGCTGTTCCCACCTGGAGACGCCGAGACCGCGGAGGACTCACGCTAG